The sequence CATTACTACCGGATCTGAATCCCGAGGCTCGTGGCCGCGACACGGCGCGGATAGCTCTCTCTTTCCTTCATGACTTCTTCGAGGAGTTCACGCACACCTGGAAAGCCGGCGCCAACGATTTCGAGGGTTTCGACGGCGGAGAGGCGAACGTACTCGTTCTCGTGCGTGATTGCCTGTTTCAGCGCGGGCATCGCCTCGTTAATGCGGCCGAGCAGAACCAAGGCCCTCGCCGCTCCCAACTTAGCGCTTATCTCATTTCGCTCCAATGCTTTAAGCAATCCCTGGATGGCTTCTGGAGAACTGTCGGGCAGATGCCCAAGGGAGACTGCCGCCCAGTGGGCCACGCCGGCGTCGTAGTCTTGCAGGGCTGTGCGAAGCAACGGAGCGGCATCCGGAATGAGGCCTACGGTCTTGATCACGCGCAGACGCTGCAAGCGAGCGGTCCCGTTGAGCATCTGGAGGTAGTCTTTGACTGGTCTCCCAAAGAGTTGGGCGTCTACTGGAAGTTCATATACGGGAAGGGCTTCGGGGGGTCCCGGCCACTCGCCCGCGAGCCACGTTTCGAGGTCCATCTCAGGGACAAACCCCGTATCGCTGGATTCGTCAAGGAAGACGTCGAGCGCTTCCCTCAAACGCTTCAGTTCGGACTCGAGTTCAGGTTTATCCACGGCATTCGCGATTTCATGTGGATCCTCTTGTGTATCATAGAGTTCCTCGAGCGG is a genomic window of Candidatus Hydrogenedentota bacterium containing:
- a CDS encoding HEAT repeat domain-containing protein — translated: PLEELYDTQEDPHEIANAVDKPELESELKRLREALDVFLDESSDTGFVPEMDLETWLAGEWPGPPEALPVYELPVDAQLFGRPVKDYLQMLNGTARLQRLRVIKTVGLIPDAAPLLRTALQDYDAGVAHWAAVSLGHLPDSSPEAIQGLLKALERNEISAKLGAARALVLLGRINEAMPALKQAITHENEYVRLSAVETLEIVGAGFPGVRELLEEVMKERESYPRRVAATSLGIQIR